The stretch of DNA AATTGCAGTTTGATAGTTACGTATTAGACTTGGATTCTACCGTTATTACTCGGTATGGTGATTTTCAAGAAGGTAATCATAAAGGCTATAATCCAACCAAAAGAGGTAGAGCCGCCCATCATCCATTATTTGCTTTTTTAGGCAACGAGCGCATGGTTGTAAACAGTTGGCTTAGAAGTGGCGATACCTCAAGCGCACATCAGTGTAATGAGTTTTTAAACGAAACATTATCAATACTCAAAAACAAAACAATTGGTTTGCTACGTGCCGATTCTGGTTTTGCAAGCGATTTAATTTTTAGACATTTAGAGCAAGAACAAATACAATACGTGATAGCGGGGAGAATGCATTATCCATTACAAGATAAGATTAAGCAACAAAAAACCTGGACAGCTATCGGATTAGGAATTTGGATTAGCGAAACAAGGTATAAGGCATCAAAATGGGAAACATAACGCAGGGTTATTGTTATAAGACAAAGCTTTGATTTAAGGCCCAAAGCAACAGGTAAAAAACTAAAGCTGTTTGATGATAAGGAATATTATGAGCAATATCGGTATCATACTTTTTATACAAATCAAACGCTACCTGCAACACAAATTTGGGAGCAATACAAAGGAAGGGGCGATTGCGAAAATAGGATTAAAGAACTTAAAGATGATTTTGCATTAGAAGGTTTTAATATGAAAGATTTTTTTGCAACAGAAGCAGCATTGCGTATGGTAAATTTAGCTTACAATATTATAAGTTTGTTCAGACAGGTTAGCTCCGAAAAGCCTAATCATCAGCGCATACAGACATTAAGACTCAACTGCTATGCAGTTGGAGCTTGGATGACAAAAAAAGGAAATAGTAGAATATTAAAATTGGCTGTTCCTATAAAAAAACGAAAATGGATGGATGGAATTTTTGCCAAAGTGGACATCTGCTCATTCCCAATATCACTGGTCACGTAAATCCAAATGTCTATTTGCGGTTAAAGACTTTCTTGTTTTAAAAAATTGTTTGTGTAACCCAGACAGTCGTATAGGTTTGTTTCAATTTGATTTGTTTCTCCAATACCAAAGAGCAAC from Bacteroidota bacterium encodes:
- a CDS encoding transposase, translated to MFGWKQIPSDTTYKRFFQKFSQGINNEVLPVLQEWFFNQLQFDSYVLDLDSTVITRYGDFQEGNHKGYNPTKRGRAAHHPLFAFLGNERMVVNSWLRSGDTSSAHQCNEFLNETLSILKNKTIGLLRADSGFASDLIFRHLEQEQIQYVIAGRMHYPLQDKIKQQKTWTAIGLGIWISETRYKASKWET
- a CDS encoding transposase, with product MVIRQSFDLRPKATGKKLKLFDDKEYYEQYRYHTFYTNQTLPATQIWEQYKGRGDCENRIKELKDDFALEGFNMKDFFATEAALRMVNLAYNIISLFRQVSSEKPNHQRIQTLRLNCYAVGAWMTKKGNSRILKLAVPIKKRKWMDGIFAKVDICSFPISLVT